A window of the Lolium perenne isolate Kyuss_39 chromosome 7, Kyuss_2.0, whole genome shotgun sequence genome harbors these coding sequences:
- the LOC127323624 gene encoding thioredoxin O, mitochondrial isoform X1 produces the protein MARRLCRLPRLLPLAAAAPQRRLPILAANPSPAARLPRSSPTPPPSFPAFPRLFSTSSSAGDSSMVVVGSADSFDAIHTKVQDEKLPAMFYYTAVWCGPCRMMAPVIEKLSKQYPKIPVYKVDIDLDGIGNKLGALKICSVPTFHLYHKGEKTSEVVGADVNKLQSAMESLHKQQ, from the exons ATGGCTCGCCGACTCTGCCGTCTTCCTCGCCTCCTCccactcgccgccgccgccccccagcGCCGCCTCCCCATCCTCGCCGCGAACCCTAGCCCCGCCGCGCGCCTCCCGCGCTCCTCCCCCACGCCTCCGCCTTCGTTCCCCGCCTTCCCCCGCCTCTTCTCCACCTCCTCATCCGCAG GCGATTCCAGCATGGTGGTCGTCGGCTCGGCGGACTCCTTCGACGCCATCCACACCAAGGTGCAAG ATGAGAAGCTGCCGGCTATGTTCTACTACACGGCGGTCTGGTGCGGGCCGT GTCGGATGATGGCACCTGTGATCGAGAAGCTGAGCAAGCAGTACCCCAAGATACCCGTCTACAAAGTCGACATCGACTTG GATGGAATTGGAAACAAACTAGGAGCCCTGAAAATATGCTCTGTG CCGACGTTCCATCTGTATCACAAGGGTGAGAAGACCAGCGAAGTAGTTGGTGCTGACGTGAACAAACTTCAATCTGCCATGGAAAGTCTTCACAA GCAACAGTGA
- the LOC127323624 gene encoding thioredoxin O, mitochondrial isoform X2: MARRLCRLPRLLPLAAAAPQRRLPILAANPSPAARLPRSSPTPPPSFPAFPRLFSTSSSAGDSSMVVVGSADSFDAIHTKVQDEKLPAMFYYTAVWCGPCRMMAPVIEKLSKQYPKIPVYKVDIDLDGIGNKLGALKICSVPTFHLYHKGEKTSEVVGADVNKLQSAMESLHK, encoded by the exons ATGGCTCGCCGACTCTGCCGTCTTCCTCGCCTCCTCccactcgccgccgccgccccccagcGCCGCCTCCCCATCCTCGCCGCGAACCCTAGCCCCGCCGCGCGCCTCCCGCGCTCCTCCCCCACGCCTCCGCCTTCGTTCCCCGCCTTCCCCCGCCTCTTCTCCACCTCCTCATCCGCAG GCGATTCCAGCATGGTGGTCGTCGGCTCGGCGGACTCCTTCGACGCCATCCACACCAAGGTGCAAG ATGAGAAGCTGCCGGCTATGTTCTACTACACGGCGGTCTGGTGCGGGCCGT GTCGGATGATGGCACCTGTGATCGAGAAGCTGAGCAAGCAGTACCCCAAGATACCCGTCTACAAAGTCGACATCGACTTG GATGGAATTGGAAACAAACTAGGAGCCCTGAAAATATGCTCTGTG CCGACGTTCCATCTGTATCACAAGGGTGAGAAGACCAGCGAAGTAGTTGGTGCTGACGTGAACAAACTTCAATCTGCCATGGAAAGTCTTCACAAGTAA
- the LOC127323625 gene encoding uncharacterized protein: MGCRECCSSIRENILCYCLLTVAFVVLTAVAVIIAAFGVLRQVTITVDDASLTRFELATAPATGLAYNLSLVLAVRNKNWAMTMTNEEALEAAYFFDDQQFERVQLSDKGHKYDASKTTLHRLVSGSDSSVVTLGNAGVAEFGKQKANGTFELKVKVTGKLKYTARYTKCKIEATCSPIKLKVVAPSSANPEPGVVVLFEKVKCKLAKAEKYC, translated from the coding sequence ATGGGCTGTCGCGAGTGTTGCTCCAGCATTCGCGAGAACATCCTGTGCTACTGCCTGCTCACCGTCGCGTTCGTCGTGCTCACCGCCGTCGCCGTCATAATCGCCGCCTTTGGCGTCCTCCGCCAAGTCACCATCACCGTGGATGACGCCTCGCTGACCAGGTTCGAGCTCGCGACCGCCCCGGCGACGGGGCTGGCATACAACCTGTCGCTGGTGCTGGCCGTGCGCAACAAAAACTGGGCGATGACCATGACGAACGAGGAGGCGCTGGAGGCCGCCTACTTCTTCGACGACCAGCAGTTCGAGCGCGTCCAGCTCAGCGACAAGGGACACAAGTACGACGCCTCGAAGACGACGCTGCACCGCCTCGTCAGCGGCTCCGACAGCAGCGTCGTGACGCTGGGCAACGCCGGCGTGGCCGAGTTCGGGAAGCAGAAGGCCAATGGGACGTTCGAGCTGAAAGTGAAGGTGACCGGCAAGTTGAAGTACACGGCGCGCTACACCAAGTGCAAGATAGAGGCTACCTGCAGCCCGATCAAGCTGAAGGTGGTCGCCCCGTCGTCAGCGAATCCGGAGCCGGGCGTCGTCGTCCTGTTCGAGAAGGTCAAGTGCAAGCTCGCCAAGGCAGAAAAGTACTGCTAG